A genomic stretch from Leptospira ellinghausenii includes:
- a CDS encoding sulfite exporter TauE/SafE family protein, translating into MDQLTNLSFFASIILYGLLSSFHCALMCGPFISLLQTSKPSKQIPVILYHVGRMVSYSFLGIVLGLMGKGANAIGELKSIQSIAGTFTFVLLLFFLIRMLFLPTNSKFGTLPKGISNILQKIREKTNLNGLGFGIGILSALLPCGVLYPAYAASFATGSAVTGGIVMFCFYLGTIPMLTGLSVVMGKIRNYIQPKWIPVFGTVIILTSLGFLLFRLFFHAHSESCDHLI; encoded by the coding sequence ATGGACCAACTGACAAATCTTAGCTTTTTTGCTTCTATCATTCTTTATGGATTACTGAGTAGTTTTCACTGTGCTTTGATGTGTGGACCGTTTATTTCTCTCCTGCAAACATCGAAACCATCCAAACAAATCCCTGTGATTCTCTATCATGTAGGCCGAATGGTATCGTATTCCTTTTTAGGAATTGTGTTAGGATTGATGGGCAAAGGAGCTAACGCAATAGGAGAACTCAAGTCCATCCAAAGCATTGCAGGAACTTTTACATTTGTCCTGTTACTCTTTTTTTTGATACGAATGCTTTTCCTTCCTACAAATTCCAAATTTGGAACATTACCAAAAGGGATTTCCAATATTTTACAAAAAATCCGTGAAAAGACAAATCTGAATGGTTTAGGGTTTGGAATTGGAATTCTCAGTGCTCTCCTACCCTGTGGTGTTTTATACCCAGCATATGCTGCATCGTTTGCAACAGGAAGTGCAGTGACAGGGGGGATTGTGATGTTTTGTTTTTATCTAGGTACAATCCCAATGCTTACAGGCTTAAGTGTTGTTATGGGGAAAATTCGAAACTACATTCAACCCAAGTGGATTCCAGTTTTTGGCACCGTGATCATTCTCACTTCACTTGGGTTTTTACTCTTCCGTTTGTTCTTTCATGCCCACTCGGAGTCTTGTGATCATTTGATCTAA
- a CDS encoding cbb3-type cytochrome oxidase assembly protein — protein sequence MEALYLTIPMAMCIAGFFLYVFVLAFRKGQFEDIESPKYRMFFEEEYPVQSKVEPSLTKTEDKQNGPTDKS from the coding sequence ATGGAAGCCCTCTATTTAACTATTCCCATGGCAATGTGTATTGCTGGTTTCTTTTTATATGTATTTGTTTTGGCATTCCGAAAAGGTCAATTCGAAGACATTGAGTCACCTAAATATAGAATGTTTTTTGAAGAAGAATACCCTGTTCAATCAAAAGTGGAACCCTCTTTAACAAAAACAGAAGACAAACAAAATGGACCAACTGACAAATCTTAG
- a CDS encoding RNA polymerase sigma factor, translating to MANFDFESVVKETKYLVLKTIGDTLIDRFDDATEDVVQEVYFRVFKSLEKGGFDGRSKLSTWIYTIAKNEALRMNEKRLREEEKAKRYLQKNKSNLFQSDENHSILKQEWIESTLLKIPEVYQKTVRLYLSGKTMDEIANELNIKEGTVKSRLFRTKEWIRKSLPGVKNEFQES from the coding sequence ATGGCAAATTTTGACTTCGAATCTGTAGTCAAAGAAACCAAATACTTGGTTTTAAAAACGATCGGTGACACACTCATCGATCGTTTTGACGATGCCACTGAGGATGTAGTTCAGGAAGTGTATTTTCGTGTTTTTAAGTCCCTCGAAAAAGGTGGATTTGATGGTCGATCTAAGCTTTCCACTTGGATCTACACAATTGCAAAAAATGAAGCCTTACGTATGAACGAAAAACGTTTACGAGAAGAAGAAAAAGCAAAACGATATTTACAAAAAAACAAATCGAACTTATTCCAATCAGATGAGAATCACTCCATTTTAAAACAAGAATGGATTGAATCTACCTTACTAAAAATCCCAGAAGTTTACCAAAAGACAGTACGTTTGTATTTATCAGGCAAAACAATGGACGAAATTGCAAACGAACTCAACATCAAAGAGGGAACCGTAAAATCTAGATTGTTTCGCACAAAAGAATGGATTCGAAAATCGTTGCCAGGAGTGAAAAATGAATTCCAAGAATCATAA